The Chamaesiphon minutus PCC 6605 DNA window ATCGGGTAGACGAACTGACGATTTTTGAACCACTCAAGAAAACCGAACTCCGGCAAATTGTGACGCTTCAAATTCATCAAATCGAGCGGATGTTAGCAGATCAAAAAATCAAAATTCATCTATCCACCTCAGCCCAAGACTATCTCGCAGATGTTGGTTACGATCCGATTTATGGTGCTAGACCATTAAGACGTGCCATTCAACGGGAACTACAAAACCCGATCGCGACGAAGATTTTGGAAACTACGTTTGGGGAAGGCGATACAATTTTTGTTGATTGTGTTGTGAGTAGTTCTGCTTCGGTAGAGACTCGAACTTTGACATTTGGCACTAAACAAACTAAGAGTCAGAAATCGACTCCAGCGATTATTCCAGAGGTAATTTTACCGACGGTTGCGATCGATAATTAGGTACTTCGATGGCAAGGTATATTCATCGCGAATAAACCGCCGATTAAGATCGGGGCTAGTGATGCAAAGTCCGCATAGGCGGACTAAACTCGATCTATCTCGATCGCCCCAGCATCTATCAGTGTGTGTAATAATTGTTACCATGTATCTGTGATAGTAAATATACAGTTACATTTAAAGCACTTATTGCGAGGGAGCTTGTATTTATGACAATGTTTCTAAAGTCGATCGGGTTGGTTTTTGGATTAGCTGCTGTAATTGCGTTGCTGATAGTGCTTCCGGCGTGGCAATTTGGAGTTGTTACTGACTGGAGAATTATCTTCCTGGCGATCGGTTATTTTACGTTCTTTTTAGGAACGGTGTGGCGGGTGATTCGGTATGGCGAACTAGTCGATCGTCAAGAAGATCTACAAGTAAAAGAAACATCAGGACGCTTGGCTTCGCTGATTACTATTTTTGGCTTATTAGGAGTACATTGGCTGACGATTTATACTTTCTCTGTTCGCGATGAAGCTCTAAGTTTGATAGTAAATAAATTGACGATCGCGATCGGGATTAGTTTAGTTGTGACGGCGATTTTAGTCAGTCAGGTAGCTATTCGTACTTTGGGCAAATTCTTCGATCGATTGGCAATAAAATCAGACCATCGCTTAGTTACAGAAGGGATATATGGATTCGTTCGCCATCCAATTTATACGAGTTATATTTTACTATTCGTCGGATTTTGTACGCTGCTCCAAAGCTGGTGGGGTTTTGGTTTATTACTAGGGGTTTGCATTGTATGGTTTGGCAATCGAATCGGGATCGAGGAGCGGATGCTTCAAGAACGATTTGGCGATGAATATCAGTCTTATTGTCAGCAGACAAAGCGACTATTTCCCTATGTTTATTAATGGTTGTAGCTAAAATCAATATTTTTGTAACATTCGCTCGACTGTCAAGTCCAGAATCCGCAACACGCTTGACTCGATCGCATTATCTCCTGTAAACACCTTCTCTTCATACAAACCCTCTACCCATTACCTCTGGCAAGCGGGTTGGGGATTCTAACATTTTGACTTGTTGGCATAGCCTCTGGAGCGAGAGCATCGCCAGAAATTAGGAGCATCATCGATCGGCATAGACCCCAGCTAAACTGATAAAATCTTGGCTATTGCAAAACTCATCGCCAGACTCCAAATCCTCTCCAGCATGAACCACTCCAACGAAGATGCCACCCGCGTGCGGGTACTTAGCGAAGCCTTGCCCTACATCCAAAAATTCGCCGGACGTACCGTCGTGGTCAAATATGGCGGCGCAGCGATGAAAGATAGTTCTCTCAAAGAGGATGTCATTCGCGATCTAGTTTTTATGTCTTGCGTCGGCATTCGCCCCGTCTTAGTTCATGGGGGTGGGCCAGAAATCAATAGTTGGTTAGAAAAACTCGGCATCGAACCGCAATTTAAAGATGGTTTGCGGGTGACTGATGCAGCGACTATGGATGTCGTGGAAATGGTATTAGTCGGACGAGTTAATAAAGAAATTGTCTCCCTGATTGCTTGCTCTGGCGGTAATGCTGTAGGGCTGTGTGGCAAAGATGCTAACCTAATCGTGGCACGTCCCGACGGTCGTGAAGGGATTGGGTTCGTCGGTGAGGTGAGTAGTGTTAATGTCGATATTCTCAATACTTTAGTTAAGAGTGGTTATATTCCCGTCGTCTCCAGTGTCGCCGCAGATGAGAATGGACAGGCTTATAATATCAATGCCGACACTGTTGCGGGTGAAATAGCGGCTGCACTGGGAGCCGAAAAATTGATCTTGATGACAGATACGCCAGGGTTGATGCGGGACTTTAAAGATCCAAATACCTTAATTCGTCACTTGGATATCTCTGGCGCGCGGGGGCTAATTGAAGATGGCACTGTCAGCGGTGGCATGATTCCAAAGTTGACTTGTTGCGTTCGCAGTCTAGCTCAAGGTGTCAAAGCCGCTCATATTATTGATGGGCGATTGCCGCACTCCCTCTTACTCGAAATTTTCACCGATAATGGTACTGGCTCGATGATTGTCTCTTCTGTTGCTAGCTAAATATGCTAATTAGTTAGAACAGAGCGCAATCCAAAATCCTGTCTTAACTTGCTAAACAGTCGAGTTTCCTGACGGTTTAGCAAGTCGCAAAATCAAAAATCAAAAATCCAACATCGACGTGACTTTCGAGACTGATTATCAATCTGGACAAATGGCCTTCGAGCGGGGACAGTACCGCCAAGCCGTCAGCTTTTTTGTGGCTGCTATCGCTCAAGTGCAGCCAAATACGCAACTCGGTGGCGAGGCGCAGGTATGGCTGGCGACAGCCTATGAAGCTGCTGGGCAACTCTCAGAAGCTAAGGCTCTGTGTCAGAAATTATCTAGCCATCCCAATCTGGATACCCGCCAAGCAAGTAAACGGATGCTGTATATCATGCAGGCTCCAGAATTGGTGCGACGGGATGAGTGGCTGACGAAGATTCCAGACTTGACTCATTTAGAAGGCACTGATGGCAAGACAGGCGGTAATAATCGTCCGCTGCCGCCGCCAGCACCCAAACCAAAATCGTTGGAAGAACGGTATGCACCTGTAGATCTGAGTCAGGTTAATACCAAAGATAATAATTTTATCGCGATCGCGTTGGTAGTAACGGCGATCGCCATGTTGGGATTGTGGTTGGTTGCCAGAGGATAATAAAAAATACCACCGATCGATTCGGTGGTATCTAAAATTTAACTAAGATTCGTCCGATGGCTCAATTTAGCCGTTGCCGTTTTTGTTACCGAGAATTTCGGATTTGAAGCTATCGATTTCGTCAGTCAATTCCTTTCTAGTGGAGGCTTGTAGTAGGTAACGGTATACAAACCAGCTTGTATAACCGATCCCGACGATTTCAAAAGTAGGTGCGAGCAAAGGAATTTCGTTGATGGCAGATAAGATCGCCAAAGTTAGCTTCACGCCAACAATGATGCCAAAAATTAAGCCTAGAGTAATGACAGCACTCTTATTGCTGTTATAAATTTGACCTACATACGCAGGTAGTTCTGCGAGAATATCAGTAGCTTGTTTGGCCCATTCGGGTAGCTCTGCCTTGGGTAGCTCTGGAGAAACTTTGGTCAGAGAAGCATTTCCAGTATTTAATCCTAAAGGATTGGCTGGAATATCAACCGTCGTAGTTTCTGTAGATTCAATGGTATCGCTCATATTTTATTAATCCCTATTTCAAAATTGACAAGGCTAGCAGATCGAAATTTGATGTGTGTCGAACTCGATGTTCGATACAAACACTCTTGCCGATTTTATCAGTTGCGGCGGAAGCAGCATAGTGTAAAATTAATTTAAGGGTAAACAATTACACCTAAATTTATCTGCTAGACGCACTGGCTATACTATTCGCGGATGCTGCAAGAGACGATTAAAATGTTTATTTAATCTGATTATAGACGATAGTTAATCGATCGCCGATCGACCGATCGACCGATTTACGGCTAAAATTGCTATTCATTATAACAGTAAATTGTAGAAATCGAGTATTAAAGAATAATGAACTTTGGCTCTCATAAACATTAGGGCATTGCTGAGTGAGAATGATTCGAGCGTCAAATTATTCTTCAATTCAGCAGTGCCAAAATCAATAATTACTAGCGACGAACTAGCAGCTAATCGGCAATTAAACCCCAGCGAGTGCGACTGCGGCGAGTTGACGAGCGGCTAAATTGCTAAAATCTTGACTCCATAGTAACTCGCACGAGTTATTGGGACTCTCGATTAATTTGACCTTATGTAACTGCGCACCGAGTGCTTGAATCGGTTGTTCGATTTGATAGCCGATATAGACGGCGATATTTTCAGCGGTAGGGACGACTTTGGCAAAGTGGGGAATATCTTTGTTCAAAAAGGTGTGGTCTAGCGGCTCTACAGCGTGCTTGTCCACGAGTTCGTGTAATTTGACCAAATCGACAATCATCCCCGTACGCTCGTCAATTTGCCCCGTCACGGTGACTTCGAGATGATAGTTGTGTCCGTGTCCATTTACCCGCGCGCACTTGCCATAAATCTCACTGTTCTGTTCGAGGGTAAGACTATCGAGAGCTAAACGGTGAGCCGCGCTAAAGTGAGTACCGATAGTTAGTGATGCTTCCATGTCTTTACCTGTGTATTCTGCGTAGAGTTCGGGATGTTCGTAGAGCTGAATGCGGACGAGCGGAAAATGCGGAGCTAGTTTGTGCCAAATCACCCTAGCAATATTTTCAGTTGTAGGTAGAGTAGCTTGAAATTCCGGCCAGACATCATTGAGAAAGCTGTAGTCAAGTGGCGCGGTAACTTCTTTCTTAATAACGTGTTTGACGTCGGAGAGGTTGAGTACCATCCCGTATTCATCAATATCGCCATAGAGGGAGATATACAAAACATAGTTATGTCCGTGTCCGTATGGTTGAGCGCATAAGCCAAATTCCGCTTGATTTTCCGCTTCGCTCAACTCTGGCAACCAATAGCGATGACTAGCCGAAAACTGGGCGCGACGGTTGATAATACATTTCATGAAAATTTACATAACGTTATATTTAATAGGATACTGTGTTTAGAATACTGATAACACAGCTCAATTAGATCGAGATTTAGAATTTGAGGATTGATAGGATTAGGTTGTTGGCACTACCCATCCACCCATCCACCCATCCACCCACCCATCTATCCATTCACCCACCTACTCATCTACCCATATGGAACGCGGTTTAATGTGGCTCCCATTGCTTGGAGCATTCATCTGGTTGGCTAGAGCGGGTGCTAATGAGTACCAAAAGATCGAAGCTTATAAACGCTGGGCAGTTGGATTCGATCGATGTAAGTACGATATCTATGCGGTGATGGGACTCAAAGATCGCCAGATTAGTTGGGGTAAACCGACTAAAGCCGAGCCAAAAGATTTGCAAACATTCAGTCTCGATCGAGTTAAGAAGATTCAGTTAGTGGTCGATAATAAAATCATCGATCTAGATAACTTGCCTAATGGTGGTAAAAGAATTAATCTTCAGTTTCAATTGAGCGATCCACCAACGGCAGGACAAGAATCGATCGAGATTCCGTTTACAGAAGTATCGATGGCGGCTGAATGGGCGGAATTTTTGAATCGATCTCTCATCGATCGTAATATTGTCCCAACAGATAGCTAAAAGTAGTGAATGCCCTGCTATCGATCGCTAATTTTTAAGCCATAAAGATTCCAAAATGGGCCATTAATTGGCGAGTAGTCAATCCCTTGGACGCGATTTTTAACGGCTGAGAGCGATAGTGGGTTGACTAGGTAAATACAGGGTAAGTTTTCTTGAGTTATTTTCTGAGTCTCGATATAAATTTGCCGACGTTTACCTTCGTCTAATTCTTGGGCGGCTTGAATGTAGAGGTCGTCAATTTTCTTCTCCCAATCGGCAACTCGACGATCTGTGAGCTGTGGTTTACCTTTTTGAGGTTTGAGGTTAAAGATATGCGAACCACCATCTACCGACCAAAAGTTTGCACCATCATTTGGTTCGATCCCGCCTGTAAATCCAATCAATAAACTATCCCATTGTAAGGAATTATCGATGCGATCGATCAACAGACTAAAAGCGATCGGGGTAAAATCTACCTCAACACCGATTAAGGCTAAGTCTTGCTTGATTTGAGTGCCTAGTGCTTCGCGAATTTTATTACCTGAGTTAGTAATTAAGGTAAATCGGACTGGATTATCGCGATCGTCAACAAGTTTATTTTGCTCGTTATATTTAAATCCAGCTTCTGCAAATAATTCTTTAGCTTTTTTAGGATTATAGTCATAGAAAGGTAATCCTTGCTCGCGAGATAGATAGTAAGGACTCGGCACAGAAATCGGCGAATCTTGTGGCGCGCCCAAACCGCGGTAGATATTATTAATCATCCGTTGACGATTGATGCCATAGGCGATCGCCTGACGAAATTTGACATTATTAAACCAGCGCGATTTGACCGGAT harbors:
- a CDS encoding methyltransferase family protein codes for the protein MTMFLKSIGLVFGLAAVIALLIVLPAWQFGVVTDWRIIFLAIGYFTFFLGTVWRVIRYGELVDRQEDLQVKETSGRLASLITIFGLLGVHWLTIYTFSVRDEALSLIVNKLTIAIGISLVVTAILVSQVAIRTLGKFFDRLAIKSDHRLVTEGIYGFVRHPIYTSYILLFVGFCTLLQSWWGFGLLLGVCIVWFGNRIGIEERMLQERFGDEYQSYCQQTKRLFPYVY
- the argB gene encoding acetylglutamate kinase, which codes for MNHSNEDATRVRVLSEALPYIQKFAGRTVVVKYGGAAMKDSSLKEDVIRDLVFMSCVGIRPVLVHGGGPEINSWLEKLGIEPQFKDGLRVTDAATMDVVEMVLVGRVNKEIVSLIACSGGNAVGLCGKDANLIVARPDGREGIGFVGEVSSVNVDILNTLVKSGYIPVVSSVAADENGQAYNINADTVAGEIAAALGAEKLILMTDTPGLMRDFKDPNTLIRHLDISGARGLIEDGTVSGGMIPKLTCCVRSLAQGVKAAHIIDGRLPHSLLLEIFTDNGTGSMIVSSVAS
- a CDS encoding tetratricopeptide repeat protein, with translation MTFETDYQSGQMAFERGQYRQAVSFFVAAIAQVQPNTQLGGEAQVWLATAYEAAGQLSEAKALCQKLSSHPNLDTRQASKRMLYIMQAPELVRRDEWLTKIPDLTHLEGTDGKTGGNNRPLPPPAPKPKSLEERYAPVDLSQVNTKDNNFIAIALVVTAIAMLGLWLVARG
- a CDS encoding CAAD domain-containing protein, giving the protein MSDTIESTETTTVDIPANPLGLNTGNASLTKVSPELPKAELPEWAKQATDILAELPAYVGQIYNSNKSAVITLGLIFGIIVGVKLTLAILSAINEIPLLAPTFEIVGIGYTSWFVYRYLLQASTRKELTDEIDSFKSEILGNKNGNG
- a CDS encoding 6-carboxytetrahydropterin synthase, whose product is MKCIINRRAQFSASHRYWLPELSEAENQAEFGLCAQPYGHGHNYVLYISLYGDIDEYGMVLNLSDVKHVIKKEVTAPLDYSFLNDVWPEFQATLPTTENIARVIWHKLAPHFPLVRIQLYEHPELYAEYTGKDMEASLTIGTHFSAAHRLALDSLTLEQNSEIYGKCARVNGHGHNYHLEVTVTGQIDERTGMIVDLVKLHELVDKHAVEPLDHTFLNKDIPHFAKVVPTAENIAVYIGYQIEQPIQALGAQLHKVKLIESPNNSCELLWSQDFSNLAARQLAAVALAGV